A genomic segment from Chloroflexota bacterium encodes:
- a CDS encoding RDD family protein — MFAQVVDALVAFGVFSFLVLLIASKFTDLNPAVNDFSGLVAVVLLMLVNLGVHSVVLLVLVILIMLVYFVLMEASFGATLGKLAAEARVQRLAAQPMSLETSITRNAFRLVDGLLFYLPGALLVMVTPKRQRLGDLMAGTIVVHRPTNTGLRVGGLALALIVAGAGVAAGWGVIPPPANAGPPRVSHVIVSDQPNGAATKTEFTTAAPEIYVIFTLASAPPGTTMRATWIAENVRNTPRDSRLGEAEVKSGGIPNGGSFRIAAPNGGWAPGDYRVELYLNGSLAQTERFRVVPLGAPQGSPSPVAATPTPTRQISPTTR; from the coding sequence CTGTTTGCGCAGGTCGTCGACGCGCTCGTCGCCTTCGGCGTCTTTTCCTTCCTCGTCTTGCTCATTGCCTCCAAGTTCACGGATCTCAACCCCGCCGTCAACGACTTCTCCGGCCTCGTCGCCGTCGTACTCCTGATGCTCGTAAATCTCGGGGTCCACTCGGTGGTGCTTCTGGTCCTCGTCATCCTCATCATGCTCGTGTACTTCGTCCTGATGGAAGCGAGCTTCGGCGCCACCCTCGGCAAGCTTGCGGCGGAGGCTCGAGTGCAGCGCCTCGCCGCGCAGCCGATGAGCCTGGAGACATCCATCACACGGAACGCGTTCCGCCTGGTCGACGGCCTCCTGTTCTACCTACCGGGCGCCCTCCTCGTGATGGTGACGCCGAAGCGACAGCGGCTTGGCGATCTGATGGCGGGAACCATCGTCGTCCATCGCCCCACCAACACGGGACTTCGCGTGGGAGGTCTCGCCCTTGCCCTGATCGTCGCGGGCGCGGGCGTTGCCGCCGGGTGGGGTGTCATTCCACCACCGGCGAACGCGGGCCCGCCTCGCGTCTCGCACGTGATCGTGAGCGACCAGCCCAACGGGGCGGCCACGAAAACTGAGTTCACCACCGCCGCGCCGGAGATCTACGTGATCTTCACCCTCGCGAGCGCACCGCCCGGGACGACAATGCGCGCCACGTGGATAGCGGAGAACGTCCGGAACACCCCGCGCGACTCGCGCCTCGGTGAAGCGGAAGTGAAGAGCGGAGGCATCCCGAACGGTGGGAGCTTCAGAATCGCCGCGCCGAACGGAGGTTGGGCGCCGGGCGACTATCGCGTCGAGCTGTATCTCAACGGGAGCCTCGCGCAGACCGAGCGCTTCCGGGTCGTCCCGCTCGGGGCTCCTCAGGGCTCGCCGTCACCCGTGGCCGCGACTCCCACCCCGACCCGCCAGATTAGTCCGACGACGCGGTAG
- a CDS encoding MogA/MoaB family molybdenum cofactor biosynthesis protein: protein MTAAGAAHPIRVAVMTMSDLGARGEREDTSGDRIVAFLPLIGAELVERTMIPDERDQIRANLVRFADDLHVDLVLTTGGTGIAPRDVTPDATASVVDYQVPGIAEAMRAMSIQKTPFGMLSRQVVGVRKRTLIVNLPGSPKAVAECLEVLQPVLPHAIDLIRGSPVDHTPPATASSD, encoded by the coding sequence GTGACCGCCGCGGGCGCTGCCCATCCGATCCGCGTCGCCGTCATGACGATGAGCGATCTCGGGGCGCGCGGCGAGCGCGAGGACACGAGCGGCGACCGCATCGTGGCGTTTCTCCCGTTGATCGGGGCTGAGCTGGTCGAGCGCACAATGATTCCGGACGAGCGCGACCAGATCCGCGCGAACCTCGTGCGCTTCGCGGACGACCTGCACGTCGACCTCGTGCTGACGACTGGCGGCACGGGGATCGCGCCGCGCGACGTCACGCCTGACGCAACCGCGTCGGTCGTCGATTACCAGGTACCAGGTATCGCCGAAGCCATGCGGGCGATGAGTATCCAGAAGACGCCGTTCGGCATGCTCTCCCGACAGGTCGTGGGCGTGAGGAAGCGCACGCTGATTGTGAACCTTCCCGGGAGTCCAAAGGCCGTCGCCGAGTGCCTCGAGGTGCTGCAGCCCGTGCTTCCCCACGCGATCGATCTGATCCGCGGGTCGCCGGTCGACCACACGCCCCCGGCTACCGCGTCGTCGGACTAA
- the moaC gene encoding cyclic pyranopterin monophosphate synthase MoaC: MTSLTHFDETGRAHMVDVSEKAETVREATARGRITMERATLELIERGAMEKGDVLAVAQVGGVMAAKQTGSLIPMCHPLPITGVDLRFHVDHDRSSIDIEATARIVGKTGVEMEALTAVSVAALTIYDMCKAVDRAMVISDVRLVRKSGGKSGDFRRKGEP, translated from the coding sequence ATGACGTCGCTCACGCACTTCGACGAGACCGGCCGCGCCCACATGGTGGACGTGTCCGAGAAGGCTGAGACGGTGCGCGAAGCAACCGCGCGCGGACGGATCACGATGGAGCGCGCAACGCTCGAGCTGATTGAGCGGGGTGCGATGGAGAAGGGAGATGTGCTGGCGGTGGCGCAAGTTGGCGGGGTGATGGCGGCAAAGCAGACGGGCTCCCTGATTCCCATGTGCCATCCGCTCCCGATCACGGGCGTCGATCTGCGCTTTCACGTCGATCACGACCGCTCTTCGATTGACATCGAGGCCACCGCGCGCATCGTCGGCAAGACCGGGGTTGAGATGGAGGCGCTCACCGCGGTCTCCGTCGCCGCGCTGACCATCTACGATATGTGCAAAGCCGTAGACCGCGCGATGGTGATCAGCGACGTGCGGCTGGTCCGAAAGAGTGGTGGTAAGTCCGGAGACTTCCGTCGCAAGGGCGAACCGTGA